A genomic segment from Gossypium hirsutum isolate 1008001.06 chromosome D04, Gossypium_hirsutum_v2.1, whole genome shotgun sequence encodes:
- the LOC107898312 gene encoding WAT1-related protein At1g25270 isoform X2, with protein sequence MSLRLIVVYRFMFATVIMVPLALIFERKSLEKINKKVLLQAFLCGLFGGSLGQNLYLQSLVHTSATFVAAMINLAPAFTFILAICFKMEKLAIRTNAGKAKVCGTLIGIGGAMVFTFYKGIDINIWSTNVNLLKHHHQQVGPRHSYHGTGHFIIGAFFGLLSCISFSLWLINQAKMSVGFPYLYSSTALMCLMGSIQGALYAVCTVRDWNQWKLGWNVRLLAVAFVGIMGSALLVFLVSWAVRLKGPLYAAIFNPLGLVFVAIVGSLLLDEKLHLGSIIGGLMIVCGVYVVLWGKAKEMKQKTQLVPVPTVDEESNEIEEDKQSENKETDEEQEHEGTETPPVIILA encoded by the exons ATGAGTTTAAGGCTTATTGTGGTTTATAGATTCATGTTCGCCACTGTTATCATGGTTCCGCTTGCTCTTATTTTTGAAAG gaagagcttggagaaaattaataaaaaagtacTGCTTCAAGCGTTTCTTTGTGGATTATTTGG AGGATCATTGGGTCAAAACTTGTACCTGCAAAGCTTGGTGCATACATCTGCAACATTTGTTGCGGCCATGATCAACCTTGCTCCAgcctttacttttattttggccatttgtttcAA GATGGAGAAACTGGCAATAAGAACAAATGCAGGGAAAGCCAAAGTGTGTGGGACATTAATAGGAATAGGTGGAGCAATGGTATTCACATTTTACAAAGGTATAGACATAAACATCTGGTCAACAAATGTAAACCTTTTaaagcatcatcatcaacaagtAGGTCCTCGACATTCATATCATGGCACTGGTCACTTCATTATCGGTGCTTTTTTCGGTCTTTTGAGTTGCATTTCTTTCTCTTTGTGGTTGATCAATCAG GCTAAAATGAGTGTGGGGTTCCCTTACTTGTATTCAAGCACTGCTTTGATGTGTTTGATGGGATCAATACAAGGAGCTTTGTACGCAGTTTGTACTGTGAGGGATTGGAATCAATGGAAGCTTGGGTGGAATGTTAGGCTTTTAGCTGTTGCTTTTGTG GGAATTATGGGATCTGCTTTGTTGGTGTTTTTGGTATCATGGGCTGTTAGGTTGAAGGGACCATTGTATGCAGCTATATTCAATCCATTGGGGCTTGTGTTTGTTGCTATTGTGGGATCTTTGTTACTCGATGAAAAGCTGCATTTAGGAAG TATCATAGGGGGATTAATGATAGTATGTGGAGTATATGTGGTGCTATGGGGCAAAGCCAAAGAGATGAAGCAAAAAACACAGTTAGTACCGGTACCAACAGTTGATGAAGAATCAAATGAAATAGAAGAAGATAAACAAAGTGAAAATAAAGAAACTGATGAAGAACAAGAGCATGAAGGAACTGAAACTCCACCTGTAATAATTTtagcttaa
- the LOC107898532 gene encoding FK506-binding protein 4, which translates to MGACATKPKVLKDENSPATVPAPEPVKEESVQPVETKDEPVVVMEADETKPNSLGSLLDNEEKSNETKVEAITVEEPKIKEEAAIVEAPKKVEEAIVEAPKEAPKKADVIVEAKTMVEAEKQKKKEEEEEGDEVIVLAEKKSEETKKEEPIVKEVKTEAPIV; encoded by the exons ATGGGTGCTTGTGCTACTAAACCAAAGGTTTTGAAAGATGAAAACTCACCGGCCACCGTCCCCGCACCAGAACCGGTCAAGGAAGAATCCGTTCAGCCGGTTGAAACAAAAGACGAACCGGTGGTCGTGATGGAAGCTGATGAAACCAAGCCGAATTCTCTTGGTTCATTGCTTGATAAT GAAGAAAAGAGCAATGAAACTAAGGTGGAGGCAATAACTGTTGAAGAACCAAAGATTAAAGAAGAAGCCGCCATTGTTGAGGCGCCAAAGAAAGTGGAAGAAGCCATTGTTGAGGCTCCAAAGGAGGCCCCAAAGAAAGCAGATGTCATTGTTGAGGCAAAAACAATGGTTGAAGctgaaaagcaaaagaaaaaggaagaagaagaagaaggagatgaGGTTATTGTTTTGGCTGAAAAGAAAAGTGAAGAAACTAAGAAAGAAGAACCCATTGTAAAAGAAGTGAAAACTGAGGCACCCATTGTTTGA
- the LOC107898312 gene encoding WAT1-related protein At1g25270 isoform X1, translated as MSRIANIFHSIKPPLLMVLVQIIFAGVNVMYKLAADDGMSLRLIVVYRFMFATVIMVPLALIFERKSLEKINKKVLLQAFLCGLFGGSLGQNLYLQSLVHTSATFVAAMINLAPAFTFILAICFKMEKLAIRTNAGKAKVCGTLIGIGGAMVFTFYKGIDINIWSTNVNLLKHHHQQVGPRHSYHGTGHFIIGAFFGLLSCISFSLWLINQAKMSVGFPYLYSSTALMCLMGSIQGALYAVCTVRDWNQWKLGWNVRLLAVAFVGIMGSALLVFLVSWAVRLKGPLYAAIFNPLGLVFVAIVGSLLLDEKLHLGSIIGGLMIVCGVYVVLWGKAKEMKQKTQLVPVPTVDEESNEIEEDKQSENKETDEEQEHEGTETPPVIILA; from the exons ATGAGTCGAATTGCGAATATTTTTCATAGTATAAAGCCGCCATTGTTAATGGTATTGGTACAGATCATATTTGCTGGTGTTAATGTAATGTATAAGTTGGCTGCAGATGATGGGATGAGTTTAAGGCTTATTGTGGTTTATAGATTCATGTTCGCCACTGTTATCATGGTTCCGCTTGCTCTTATTTTTGAAAG gaagagcttggagaaaattaataaaaaagtacTGCTTCAAGCGTTTCTTTGTGGATTATTTGG AGGATCATTGGGTCAAAACTTGTACCTGCAAAGCTTGGTGCATACATCTGCAACATTTGTTGCGGCCATGATCAACCTTGCTCCAgcctttacttttattttggccatttgtttcAA GATGGAGAAACTGGCAATAAGAACAAATGCAGGGAAAGCCAAAGTGTGTGGGACATTAATAGGAATAGGTGGAGCAATGGTATTCACATTTTACAAAGGTATAGACATAAACATCTGGTCAACAAATGTAAACCTTTTaaagcatcatcatcaacaagtAGGTCCTCGACATTCATATCATGGCACTGGTCACTTCATTATCGGTGCTTTTTTCGGTCTTTTGAGTTGCATTTCTTTCTCTTTGTGGTTGATCAATCAG GCTAAAATGAGTGTGGGGTTCCCTTACTTGTATTCAAGCACTGCTTTGATGTGTTTGATGGGATCAATACAAGGAGCTTTGTACGCAGTTTGTACTGTGAGGGATTGGAATCAATGGAAGCTTGGGTGGAATGTTAGGCTTTTAGCTGTTGCTTTTGTG GGAATTATGGGATCTGCTTTGTTGGTGTTTTTGGTATCATGGGCTGTTAGGTTGAAGGGACCATTGTATGCAGCTATATTCAATCCATTGGGGCTTGTGTTTGTTGCTATTGTGGGATCTTTGTTACTCGATGAAAAGCTGCATTTAGGAAG TATCATAGGGGGATTAATGATAGTATGTGGAGTATATGTGGTGCTATGGGGCAAAGCCAAAGAGATGAAGCAAAAAACACAGTTAGTACCGGTACCAACAGTTGATGAAGAATCAAATGAAATAGAAGAAGATAAACAAAGTGAAAATAAAGAAACTGATGAAGAACAAGAGCATGAAGGAACTGAAACTCCACCTGTAATAATTTtagcttaa